A genomic segment from Anticarsia gemmatalis isolate Benzon Research Colony breed Stoneville strain chromosome 12, ilAntGemm2 primary, whole genome shotgun sequence encodes:
- the LOC142976870 gene encoding uncharacterized protein LOC142976870 isoform X2, with amino-acid sequence MALWTPYAEDSALDLSKSSLNYVPQYTVIQDPYGYSPGQLSPVSSGYEPVIFSPMTPRPLTLSPPASPQSLKRPFSMVDADCLSDDPDFQAFEQNALRVMAEKNGGALLGNNPRMRRSVRSTNSDQDDAYRRQRERNNFAAKQSRDRRKLREIHLALKVSYLRKEVASLKAALSSRVCGRCHQSCLC; translated from the coding sequence ATGGCTTTGTGGACACCTTACGCGGAGGACTCAGCTCTCGATCTATCGAAGAGTTCTTTAAACTACGTGCCTCAGTACACAGTGATTCAAGACCCATATGGATATTCGCCTGGACAATTATCCCCTGTGTCTTCGGGATACGAGCCAGTGATCTTCAGCCCGATGACGCCAAGGCCTTTGACGCTATCGCCACCTGCGTCACCTCAAAGTTTGAAGAGACCGTTCAGCATGGTGGATGCTGACTGTCTATCTGATGACCCTGACTTCCAAGCCTTCGAGCAGAACGCTTTAAGAGTCATGGCGGAGAAGAACGGAGGGGCTTTGTTGGGGAACAACCCAAGAATGCGTCGTAGCGTCCGTTCAACAAACTCGGACCAGGACGATGCGTACAGACGTCAGCGAGAAAGAAATAATTTCGCGGCAAAACAGAGCAGAGATAGAAGGAAGTTGAGAGAAATTCACTTGGCGTTAAAAGTGAGTTACTTGCGAAAAGAAGTCGCTTCGTTGAAGGCAGCTTTGAGTTCGAGAGTCTGTGGTAGATGTCATCAAAGTTGTTTGTGCTGA
- the tko gene encoding 30S ribosomal protein S12 technical knockout produces the protein MNFLRRGISLISTSLKTQCLQNRVPAIPTTVASSAPVVPFFQPLGLISRAMASLNQMHRTGPHFKTRKSRNPLNGNPFAKGVVLKTLIKKPKKPNSANRKCVLVRLSNGKEMVAYVPGIGHNLQEHNIVLVRVGRLKDCPGVKLKCVRGKYDLPHVIKQKV, from the exons ATGAACTTCTTGCGAAGAGGAATTTCTCTAATTTCTACAAGTTTGAAGACGCAATGTTTACAAAATAgag taCCAGCCATCCCCACCACGGTGGCTTCCAGTGCTCCCGTGGTGCCGTTCTTCCAGCCCCTAGGCCTTATATCCAGGGCCATGGCTTCACTCAACCAGATGCATAGAACTGGACCGCATTTCAAGACGAGAAAGTCCAGAAACCCGCTAAATGGAAACCCTTTTGCTAAG GGTGTTGTCCTTAAGACGTTGATCAAAAAGCCAAAGAAGCCGAACTCAGCGAACCGCAAGTGCGTGTTAGTGCGTCTGTCCAACGGCAAGGAGATGGTGGCGTACGTGCCCGGCATCGGACACAATCTGCAGGAACATAATATTGTACTCGTTAGGGTCGGGAG ATTGAAGGATTGTCCGGGAGTGAAGCTGAAATGCGTTCGCGGCAAGTACGACCTGCCTCACGTCATCAAGCAGAAAGTTTAA
- the LOC142977296 gene encoding C-type lectin domain family 4 member M-like — MRFVSCFAFLSVIVYVQSETIDGGYIVNKDAGKAYKLMYQSKVWSKAVETCKREGATLAVPKTQEEFQFLQRLVRGMYYPKIVGTSFKHLVWLGINNLDDYRVWKNIEGENIEQNGFHQWAGQNGQGYSDNPAEPHCAGMDAANPGLRDWWCHRPQPYVCEKPAP, encoded by the exons ATGAG GTTTGTCAGTTGTTTTGCGTTTTTGAGTGTGATTGTCTACGTGCAGAGTGAAACTATCGATGGAG GGTACATAGTGAACAAAGACGCAGGCAAGGCATACAAACTAATGTATCAGTCTAAAGTATGGAGCAAAGCGGTGGAGACCTGCAAACGTGAAGGAGCAACACTTGCCGTGCCCAAGACACAG GAGGAGTTTCAGTTTCTACAGCGGCTAGTCCGGGGCATGTATTATCCCAAAATAGTGGGCACTTCGTTCAAGCACCTCGTGTGGCTCGGGATCAATAACCTCGACGATTACCGCGTTTGGAAGAACATTGAAG GTGAGAACATAGAGCAGAATGGCTTCCATCAATGGGCTGGACAAAATGGACAAGGATACAG TGACAATCCCGCCGAGCCTCACTGCGCGGGCATGGACGCAGCAAACCCTGGACTCCGTGACTGGTGGTGCCACCGACCGCAACCTTACGTGTGCGAAAAACCTGCaccgtaa